A genomic region of Vitreimonas flagellata contains the following coding sequences:
- the dusA gene encoding tRNA dihydrouridine(20/20a) synthase DusA, producing the protein MKSLSHKFCVAPLMDWTDRHCRAFHRTLTREALLYTEMVTADAIIHGDRERLLGFSDIEHPVALQLGGSDPAKMAEAARIGAAFGYDEINLNIGCPSDRVQSGRFGACLMREPDLVAQLWRAAQEAAPDIPVTIKSRIGVDDQEPREALFALVELAAREGCTTFIVHARKAWLKGLSPKQNREVPPLDYDLVRELKQVRPELEIILNGGLRDLDHALQESSTLDGVMLGRAAYQTPATLMDVDARVFGAANPVASRAAAIEAHLPYIEAQLARGVPLHAMTRHMLGLFNALPGGRAWRRVLSERGVRAGAGVDVLRAALAEITNASARAV; encoded by the coding sequence ATGAAGAGCCTGTCGCACAAATTCTGTGTTGCGCCGCTAATGGATTGGACGGATCGGCATTGCCGCGCCTTCCATCGCACGCTCACGCGTGAAGCGTTGCTCTACACCGAGATGGTGACGGCGGACGCGATCATTCATGGCGATCGCGAGCGGCTCTTGGGCTTCTCTGACATCGAGCACCCGGTGGCGTTGCAGCTTGGCGGCAGCGATCCGGCGAAGATGGCGGAGGCGGCGCGGATTGGCGCGGCGTTCGGCTATGACGAGATCAATCTCAATATCGGCTGCCCGTCGGATCGCGTGCAATCGGGCCGCTTCGGCGCCTGCTTGATGCGCGAGCCGGACCTTGTAGCGCAGCTTTGGCGCGCCGCGCAGGAGGCGGCGCCGGATATTCCGGTGACGATCAAGTCGCGCATCGGTGTGGACGATCAGGAGCCGCGCGAGGCGCTGTTTGCACTGGTGGAGCTGGCCGCGCGCGAAGGCTGCACGACGTTTATCGTGCATGCCCGCAAGGCATGGCTCAAAGGACTGTCGCCGAAGCAAAACCGCGAAGTGCCGCCGCTGGATTATGATCTGGTGCGCGAACTGAAGCAGGTGCGGCCAGAGCTTGAGATCATTCTCAATGGCGGCCTGCGTGATCTCGATCACGCGCTTCAGGAGAGCAGCACACTTGATGGCGTTATGCTTGGCCGTGCCGCCTACCAAACACCGGCGACATTGATGGACGTGGATGCGCGTGTGTTCGGCGCCGCCAATCCGGTGGCGAGCCGCGCTGCGGCGATCGAGGCGCACTTGCCCTACATCGAAGCGCAATTGGCGCGGGGCGTACCGCTGCACGCGATGACGCGGCATATGCTTGGGCTGTTCAATGCGCTGCCAGGTGGGCGCGCTTGGCGGCGTGTGTTGTCGGAGCGCGGCGTGCGCGCTGGCGCGGGCGTTGATGTCTTGCGCGCGGCCTTGGCGGAAATCACCAATGCGAGCGCCCGCGCGGTATGA
- a CDS encoding ArsC family reductase — protein sequence MASKKSVTLYGIKNCDTMKKARTWLDERGVAYAFHDYKAEGVDKATLERWAKEVSWEILLNRAGATFKKLPDKDRENLTEKKAIGLMEAQPSMIKRPVLDVGGKLTVGFKPEIYAKLFA from the coding sequence ATGGCATCGAAAAAATCCGTCACGCTCTACGGCATCAAGAACTGCGATACGATGAAGAAGGCGCGCACTTGGCTCGATGAGCGCGGCGTCGCGTACGCGTTCCATGACTACAAAGCCGAGGGCGTCGATAAAGCGACGCTGGAGCGCTGGGCCAAAGAGGTGAGCTGGGAAATCCTGCTCAATCGTGCTGGCGCAACGTTCAAGAAACTGCCGGACAAGGACCGCGAGAACCTCACCGAGAAAAAGGCGATTGGACTGATGGAGGCGCAGCCCTCCATGATCAAACGGCCGGTGCTCGATGTTGGCGGCAAGCTGACGGTCGGGTTCAAGCCTGAAATCTACGCCAAGCTGTTCGCCTAA